The sequence GATCAAGGATACCGCTTTGGTTCCCCTTTAACCCGAACAGGTAGTCCCAGCCTTTTTCCTGGGTTGTAACCCGTGCGCTTTCCTGTTGGCAGTGCATCGAATCAGCCGTGATCAGGGCATAATCAACGTTTGGAAGATCGCGAAGGAGTTGGGGATAGGCGGGAATTTCATTGCTCTTATCCTCGATCGGAATTTGGGCCAACGTCAACCGCAACCGGTGTGTTACAGCCGAGAGCAATTGGAGCGGTTTGCCATCGGTTCTTGCGCTGCCGCGCAGTGTCTTGCCATCAACAGCCAAACGTGCAACCACCGATAACTCCTGCTCCAGCAGCCATTCGCCGACAATGCGGTCAAACTGCTGCGTGTCAACCTTGCTCAGCACGTGATAAAACGTTGAGTCGCTGGGGGACAGATAGTTACCTTCCTTGTTCTTCTGACACCCCAAAGCGCGAAGTTGGCGTTGTGTGAACTTGCGACAGGTGTCTTCGATCGGTTGATAGCCACCTGCGCCCATCAATACCGCAACAGCGGCGCACGCGAGTACAAACGGCTGACGATGTCGCAACCCGTGCCCCCCTCGTCCGTCGCGCAATTCCCGAAAACAGTCGAGCAACGATTCGAGATCTGGCGCGCGCCATGGACAGGGCCCGGCGACATGCTCCTCATGCTCAGCCATGGCCTCAGACCAGCGCCCACGCCGTAACAATGCGTACGCCCCGGGCTGCAACTCCTTTATGTAGAGTTGTTTCGGTTCCCCGTGCTCAT is a genomic window of bacterium containing:
- a CDS encoding ISAs1 family transposase, whose protein sequence is MKRHELAPEPEILKRVTVRLLREDERLRFDEIMEQKHYLCSARMVGRTLRYVAELDGEWVALACFSAAALHLKAREKRIGWSPRQRARRLGFIVNNSRYLVLPERERLPNLASRALGLCLRRVSRDWEEQWGHPVLVVESFVDETRYRGVCYRACGFDAVGPTAGFKRASRDFYHEHGEPKQLYIKELQPGAYALLRRGRWSEAMAEHEEHVAGPCPWRAPDLESLLDCFRELRDGRGGHGLRHRQPFVLACAAVAVLMGAGGYQPIEDTCRKFTQRQLRALGCQKNKEGNYLSPSDSTFYHVLSKVDTQQFDRIVGEWLLEQELSVVARLAVDGKTLRGSARTDGKPLQLLSAVTHRLRLTLAQIPIEDKSNEIPAYPQLLRDLPNVDYALITADSMHCQQESARVTTQEKGWDYLFGLKGNQSGILDRAQRLLHQL